One genomic window of Spirochaetae bacterium HGW-Spirochaetae-1 includes the following:
- a CDS encoding aldehyde ferredoxin oxidoreductase, producing MHGYHGKILNINLTSGDIVVERFSEVFARKFLGGNGFAAAIIGSKVPAQADPFSPENVLVFATGPFTGSGFWSSSRGHCAAISPLTGYFADSNFGGAFAMAFKRSGYDAVVLTGKAKEPVYIFIDNDRVELKNAGSLWGKTVSQAHAVIVEHEGGSCETALIGPGGENGVLYAAIMCSGARLSAAGRGGLGAVMGAKNCKGLAVRGSREITIADGEKLKGLLKAGMADLKEKTRPLTETGTPVLVDTINGKGKLGTRNNSGEVFERAGQINGKTIITGYKVKNVACHGCPVACGKTVRVPDGEFSGETVKMPEYETIYSLGSMLDNGDLASIFNGNAMCDEMGIDTISFGVTLAFLTECVEKNIIGNTKEPVMDLLFGDGQPLAALAKAAAFKEGHLGALLAMGSEKAADLLGGDAWKLLYSVKGMEIAGHSARGLRNMGLAYATSTRGGSHHDARPSYYPNDPAEDPGFDHQPEYCVNSQHNTALGDSLVICRFVQERALGTQINDAYLPFISSITGWDMELDELKRCGERIYNLERLINMKRGVCRSKDVLPYRVTNEPIPAGPSRGWFCPVEKLDALLDAYYGLRGWSNDGTVTPEKARELGLEEYL from the coding sequence ATGCACGGTTACCATGGAAAAATTTTAAATATAAACCTAACCTCCGGTGATATTGTCGTGGAAAGATTCAGTGAGGTATTTGCAAGAAAATTTCTTGGAGGGAACGGTTTTGCCGCGGCCATAATCGGCAGCAAGGTCCCGGCCCAGGCAGATCCATTTTCACCGGAGAATGTCCTGGTTTTCGCCACGGGTCCCTTCACCGGGTCTGGATTCTGGTCCTCGTCAAGGGGACACTGCGCTGCCATTTCACCCCTTACGGGCTATTTCGCCGATTCAAACTTCGGCGGCGCCTTCGCCATGGCCTTCAAGAGATCTGGCTATGATGCCGTTGTTCTTACGGGAAAAGCTAAGGAACCGGTCTATATTTTTATAGATAACGACAGGGTTGAACTGAAAAACGCCGGTTCGCTCTGGGGTAAAACTGTTTCCCAGGCTCATGCCGTGATTGTGGAACACGAAGGAGGCTCGTGTGAAACGGCCCTCATCGGTCCCGGCGGCGAGAACGGCGTGCTCTATGCCGCGATCATGTGCAGCGGCGCCAGGCTCAGTGCCGCCGGCAGGGGCGGACTGGGAGCGGTCATGGGAGCGAAGAATTGTAAAGGACTGGCCGTGCGGGGTTCCCGGGAAATAACCATTGCCGATGGGGAAAAACTTAAAGGGCTGTTGAAGGCCGGTATGGCCGATCTTAAGGAAAAGACCAGGCCCCTGACTGAGACGGGCACACCGGTCCTGGTGGATACGATCAATGGCAAAGGGAAGCTGGGAACGAGAAACAACAGCGGTGAGGTTTTTGAGAGAGCCGGTCAGATCAATGGAAAGACAATTATAACTGGCTATAAAGTAAAGAACGTTGCTTGTCATGGATGCCCCGTGGCATGCGGAAAGACCGTGCGTGTCCCCGACGGTGAGTTCTCCGGGGAGACGGTGAAAATGCCGGAATACGAAACCATTTATTCCCTGGGCTCCATGCTTGATAATGGCGACCTGGCGTCAATCTTCAATGGCAATGCCATGTGTGATGAAATGGGTATCGACACCATCAGTTTCGGTGTTACACTGGCTTTTCTCACGGAATGTGTGGAGAAAAATATTATTGGAAATACAAAAGAACCTGTCATGGATCTGTTATTCGGTGACGGGCAGCCCCTGGCTGCGCTGGCGAAGGCGGCGGCATTTAAAGAAGGTCATCTCGGAGCGCTCCTGGCCATGGGTTCGGAAAAGGCCGCTGATCTTCTGGGTGGAGACGCGTGGAAGCTGCTCTACAGCGTCAAGGGTATGGAAATCGCAGGGCACAGTGCGCGGGGGCTCAGGAACATGGGCCTTGCCTATGCCACGTCTACCAGGGGAGGAAGTCATCACGATGCCCGTCCATCGTATTATCCCAATGATCCTGCCGAAGACCCGGGCTTTGACCATCAGCCCGAATACTGCGTTAACAGTCAGCACAATACGGCCCTGGGTGATTCCCTGGTAATATGCCGTTTTGTCCAGGAGCGCGCCCTGGGAACACAGATAAATGACGCATATCTGCCTTTTATAAGCAGCATAACGGGCTGGGACATGGAACTTGATGAACTGAAAAGATGCGGTGAACGTATCTATAACCTGGAGAGATTGATCAATATGAAAAGGGGTGTTTGCCGATCAAAGGATGTCCTTCCCTATCGTGTGACCAATGAACCCATTCCGGCAGGGCCGTCCCGGGGATGGTTTTGTCCCGTGGAGAAACTCGACGCCCTGCTTGACGCCTATTATGGACTGCGCGGGTGGTCCAATGACGGGACAGTGACCCCGGAAAAGGCGAGGGAACTGGGACTTGAGGAATATTTATGA
- a CDS encoding aspartate aminotransferase family protein gives MEDMRIIPSSKEDLDNYEVNNLFHSWSFQPVASPMRVVSAKGVRFLTEDGRERLDFSSCFVSHNIGHQDPRVIDAIKKQADMITSFAPSMSTKPRAMLAKLLEMVTPGDLSRSFISLGGTEANEAAIKIAHQFTGKFKILSRYRSYHGATAASMTLSPGDARNWAQHQGGTEYVRVPQPYCYRCMFGLSYPACDMRCVRYIDEVMELEGGNEKVAAVIVEPVTGANGIIVPPKEYFPELRTVCDKHGVLLIADEVMTGFGRTGRWFAMDHWNTVPDIMTLAKGMTSGYLPIGATVVRKHIGDHFKTHFFSHGATYAGHALACAAALRVISIYEEDALIENSAKMGAYLLEKALELKERHRSIGDVRGLGLFVGLELVKNRKTREPIMPLDAKIRSGMNPKMEVAKRLGELGMMAMAANPGNVIAMAPPLIITKDEIDEGVSIMDKALEVADAHAE, from the coding sequence ATGGAGGATATGCGTATTATTCCGTCATCTAAAGAGGATCTCGACAACTATGAAGTGAATAATTTATTTCACTCCTGGTCATTTCAGCCGGTGGCATCACCAATGCGGGTAGTTTCAGCTAAAGGCGTACGGTTTCTAACGGAAGACGGACGGGAACGTCTCGATTTCAGTTCCTGTTTTGTCAGTCATAATATAGGCCATCAGGACCCGCGGGTTATCGATGCAATAAAAAAGCAGGCCGATATGATCACATCCTTTGCGCCAAGCATGTCGACAAAACCCAGGGCCATGCTGGCGAAGCTCCTGGAAATGGTGACGCCCGGTGATCTGTCGCGGTCCTTCATATCCCTGGGAGGGACTGAGGCCAATGAAGCGGCCATAAAAATCGCACACCAGTTTACCGGAAAATTTAAAATTTTATCCCGGTACCGGAGTTATCACGGGGCTACGGCGGCATCCATGACACTATCTCCCGGGGATGCCCGGAACTGGGCCCAGCACCAGGGCGGAACGGAATATGTCCGTGTTCCACAGCCTTACTGTTATCGCTGCATGTTCGGGCTTTCGTATCCAGCCTGTGATATGCGATGTGTCAGGTATATAGACGAAGTCATGGAACTTGAAGGCGGCAATGAAAAAGTGGCTGCCGTCATTGTGGAACCCGTAACGGGAGCCAACGGCATTATCGTTCCGCCGAAAGAGTATTTTCCCGAACTTCGTACCGTGTGCGACAAACACGGAGTGCTTCTTATAGCCGACGAGGTGATGACGGGATTCGGGCGAACGGGACGCTGGTTCGCCATGGATCACTGGAATACCGTTCCCGATATCATGACCTTGGCCAAGGGAATGACGAGCGGGTACCTTCCCATAGGGGCTACCGTTGTACGGAAGCATATCGGAGATCATTTCAAAACACACTTCTTCAGTCACGGTGCCACTTATGCAGGTCATGCCCTTGCCTGCGCCGCGGCCCTGCGCGTTATTTCGATATACGAAGAGGACGCTCTTATTGAAAATTCGGCGAAGATGGGAGCCTATCTTCTGGAAAAAGCGCTTGAATTAAAGGAACGGCATCGCAGTATAGGCGATGTGAGGGGTCTCGGTCTTTTTGTCGGACTTGAACTGGTGAAAAACAGGAAGACCCGTGAGCCCATAATGCCCCTTGACGCCAAGATCCGATCCGGCATGAATCCGAAAATGGAAGTGGCGAAACGGCTGGGTGAACTGGGAATGATGGCTATGGCTGCCAACCCGGGAAATGTCATAGCCATGGCGCCTCCACTCATCATTACAAAAGATGAAATCGATGAAGGCGTTTCTATAATGGACAAGGCGCTGGAAGTGGCCGACGCTCACGCCGAATAA